ATTATCTTCTAACTGAAATTGGGTTGGAACATCATACACTAGCAAAACTTTGATGTGATAATCAAGTTACTCTACATATTGCCTCAAATCCGGTGTATCATGAAAGAACTAAACATATTGAGGTTGACAGTCATTTTATTCGTGAGAAGATTCAGGAAAACTTGATTTCCACTGGCTACGTGAAGACAGGAGAGCAAGTAGCTGATTTGCTCACAAAGACGTTGAATGGAACTCGAGTTGATTATCTTTGTAACAAGCTGGGCATGATCAATATATATGCtccagcttgagggggagtgtcaTAAGAATCACTCTTAATTTATTTCCTTAGTTATCACCTAATGTATTTATTCACTGCTCACCTATTGGAATAAAATAAGATCTTCCATTCGATTACATATTTTAAAGTTCAATAGAAAGTATTAGTAAATTGGAGAGTGTTTTGATGAAACATTTGAGTATTAAAGTATAGATTTTACTAATTATGTCTTAAGGATTAGTTGGAGCAATGTAATATGAAGTTAAAAGTTAAGATAGTTgtaaggaaaatgacttttgCCCGTAAGTGaggtacaacaacaacaacaacaacttgtACAGTGGAATCCCATAAGTGGGCTTGTATGATGTACGCAGagcttaccactacctcgtggaggtagagaggttgttccCGTAAGtgatggaaaatgttttcctatAGTAAGGAAAATAGGAAAATGAAGTTAAAGATAGTTACAAGAAAAATGACTTACGCCGATAAGTGAGGTAATCATATTCACCCTTGGAAAACTTTTTCTAGTGGCGGAACACAAGAAAATGACCATCTCATTGAAATTTTTTTCCTGGAAAATAAGTTTTGTCGTACAAACTCATGTTTCTAGAGTATCggactgtttttttttttggtctgCTGCTTTGTTGACAAAAACCTTTAGATGATGGAGCTCTTGAGGAGTCTTGAGAAGGGAAAAGTAAATATATCTGCTCATTTTGGAATCTGTTAAAACATTTCCCAGATACATGTGTAATGAGGTTCATCCACCGTTTATTACTTAGATAGATAATCACTTAttggaagaaaaaaagatatttgTAAACTTTCATTCATATATCACACTTCAATAGGCCTTCAATTTAGCGAGTTTGACAAATCTAGAAAGTGATTGCTATTATAATGGAGTTCATTTGCTAGAATATGAGTGAGGACTAGCTTTTCTCATTAACCTTGAGCTTTTGTAACTCCAGTAAGTTTGATTACCAGAGGCAATGCACAGAAATctcatgacatgtttaagaccacaattCTTGAACTTTGTGCCCAGTCAAACTATGActcaaaaattgaaatcgagGGAGAATAAATAATCAAGCCAGGTTCAACGGCGTACTCAGTTTAATGCCATTGCTTTTTCTAGTTTATGTCAAAGGATTACCTCACTATTTAGGTCACTGAGCAGCTCCGATATGAGTGGTATCTCTTGTAGCTCTTCCATTCCTTCAAAATGCTGATTATATTATGTCACAAGACCATGATGTTAGTATGATTAtagaaataaataatatgagaGCTAATCTGTTGAGCTGTCATCTAAAATCCACTACAAATACCTGTAGAAAGTTAGCAACGATTATCTTTCCATCTGCGTTAAGGGGCTGCACCAGTTGCTTGAAATGATGATGGCTGATTCGAACAACCTGAGAAAGTCTCTTACTTCTCACGGTGAAAGGTTGGGGCATATTAAAGATAACACCTATTTCCCCAAACAATTCTGAGGATTCCAGTTTTGACAGGAACTGTTCAGCAGAAAGTAGAAACTTCTAAGAAAAGAATTCTCCGATAAATTGTGTTTTTCACATAAGATTTTCATACTATATATGGCACAAAAAATTCTCAATGTATGGCATGAGTTTTGAGTTTCAAACAACTTTGGTAAATAAAACAGACTCTACATGCTATTTgtttgtgattatttatttcctCGAGTTGAGAATTTCTCCTAGCTAGATCAACCTTAATGTGTAGTTTAAATATCTTATAGACTATATCATTCCATCCCCTCTATTATACAATTTGTAATGTTCATAAATCCTACTTAAGCCTTTTGTCGCATTTAATCTCTGAAGTTTGTTGTTTAAACTAATATAAAGGTTCTGTAGTCTCTTGTTAAATATCAATATATGTAAGAAATGTGATTGGTTTGAATTTGACAATCTGAGAAAGTAAACTTGTTAGTATAGTTAAAATTAGGATTAGCATTAAATAATCTGAGAAGTGGGATAACTAACCTGTTCTGTTCCATTCTTGTATGTAACTACTTCCTGCAGTTTTCAATCACTGAAGAGTTAACAGTGCAGGAATAGTGAGGGCAAACGTTATTGACGGGAATTGCACATACCACAGCTCCGGAGACAATAATGTAGAAATCTGTTGGTATCTCATTTTGAATAACAATGTCAACTTTTGGTGGAAAGTATTCTGCTTTAATCTCCGAAACCTGTAAGGTGAAATGAGCAAAAggacatgatagtttaagttAATTGAATGGAAACAGGATTATTGCTTATGCAGATCATTgttgatatatattttgtttcATCTTCTGTTaacaacacatatatattgttAAACATCTTAATGTTTAGTACGCGAGGTAAGAGAACATTACCAATTGGACTAAGAAGTCTTCGGAAACCCCTTTAAAAAGATAGGTATTTTCAAGGGTTGTATGGAAAAGATGCTGTGCAATACTACATCTTATTGCCTTAGGAAAGTCTTCTAGTACTTCCTCTTGATGTAGTTCTGCAGTCTTGAATCTGAATGTTAAATGTGCTAGCATTTGCTCTTTTATGCCTTCTGGAAGTCTATTCTTGATTGCATATCGCAGTGTCTCATTCATGGCGTCTCTCTGCATTTTAACTATCATATTTTATCATTTCTATACGTGTTTTCTTAACTAAGACTTGAACTACAGAATGCATAAATAAGGAGTCATTACCATCGCGAAGGTTCTATCAACACTATGGACAATAAGATTGGTCATGTTGCCAATTAAGTAAGCAGTGAGGCCAATGTTGAAAAGCATGTAGAAGATGGAGAAAACCTTCTCCCCTGTATTATGTGCACAAAGATCGCCATAACCTACTGTGGTGAGGGTAGCAACAGACCAATACATGGAATATGTGTACCCTAGAGAGACACTTCTTTCTTGGAAATTAGTAACATTTGATCCAATCCAGGTGTTTTCTGCAGTATGATAATGTGTTGCTAGCCAGTAAAAGAAACAACCAGAGGAATGCACCGCGAATAAGGTCACCTATTGACAGAATTATAGCCATAAGTTGAAGAAAAAAACTTTTATGCCTACATGATAAAGCTAACATAATTGATAGTTCAGAAACACAAGTGCTTACACAAACTAGTTTACAAAATCTTGTCCAGAAGTAGCTGAATTGAGTGTCCTTCTCTAGTCTGGAAGAAAGGAAGTGGTTAACAACAATATTGAGATTGAGAAATTTATGCAACTTTGAGTATTATTGTCAATACTACCTTGAGAAGAATTTACTAACACGACGCAGTCGCCATAGTCTGAGCAAGTTGAGGAAGCCAAAAATGTCTCCTTCTTGCTTTTTCCCATCAAAGAATTGGTATATTGTTTGAAATGGTATGGTTGATGCAACATCCATTGGTAATCCTAGATGAGTCACATACctttcaaaagaaatattaaGTGTAACCTTTCATTGCCATGCAAAGAATTGAAGAATCCCAATTGTAAtttctatctttattttctttcaggTTGCATCTCAAAGAAAGTAGTGTCCTACATTTTCAAGCCTCCATTTAACTACCCTGATCTGAGCAatatcttttcaattttttaacttataatacACTAATAAGGTAAATGATTTTATATATGCTTAATACATAGCCAATTTCTTAAATTGCCATGATATTTTATTAGACGTTTAAACTAAATTTTGTTTCTATTAGACTTTTTTTTGGTTCAAAGTTTTGCGTGTGTTCTTATTTGTCTATTAGGTAGTTAAGTTAACCACATAACATATGTCATTTACTTGAGGTTGATATCTATAATTAAATGaaatgacatattttatatAGTTAACTTAATTATCTAATTGTCGAACGAAAAACACGCACAaaagttttttcaaaatatgaattggAAGAGTCTAATTGGAATACTTTATTAGGAGTTGAGATGTTCAATTGAAACACTTAGTTCGAGTGTCTAAATGGAATATCCTGGCAGTTTAAGAAGCATGCGTTCAGCCTTTTATATACCatcaagaaaagaaatgaaactcTGTTCTTTCATGTACAAATAAAGTATAACTGGAAATTCAATGTATTGATTGTAATGTTAAATATAAAAGTACCTTAAAGCAATTTTGTTGTGATGATCAATGAGTAAATGTGTGTTTTTGTCCAAGTAAGCAACAAAGAAGGTGAGAAGAATGTCAATGGCAAAGAAAGCATCCACCAATAAATCCACAGGCAAAAGTCCACTTGCCACCTTCTTGAATGCCCACATAAAAGGAGATGACCATGCTGAATACACCACCAATATCACCAGAAATGTTTGCCATATTCTGTAATTTTTCACCATTaagtaaaatattttggaaaaaaacgGAGATGGTAAAAAGTTTCAATTTAAAAAGAACACTTATCTTAGAAAAGAAAGGTGTTTGATCAAGCTTTTAATGAAGAGATACATATTTTTGAATAGTCGGAGAAACTGTTTTTAACTTTTAAGCAGAGCTAAAAATGTAATTTCATCCCTTGCTCTTAGTGTTAGCTCTTTATGTCTGGTACTGAAGATGAAAGATCAGATGCACCAACTCTGCTCTTTGCATAATTTCTTCCAAAAttaagtattttaattttttagagTAAGATTACCCatatcaaaccaaataaattaGTAGCAACTTTCATTTTCATAATTTGATACTTcgttttgaaaatattaaccTAAACAAAGTACTAACAAACCACTTCTCAAATAATTTAGCCAAATACGAATTGCATGCAAATAACATCAAGACAGAAaaggatttaaaaaaaaaagaagagcaaAACGCATTTATTCCTAATGAACACAAATTAACATAAGCATTAGAAAGTAACTAACACCACCCGCAACTAATTGTTATTACCTCAATAAGtcatcaaagaaaatgactttataagataataattattgattatgAGATCATCTGAGAAATCAAGTCACATATTTTGGAAGAAATGGAAGTAATAATTATAATGATTACCTATATCTACGATCATAAGGAGCGATAACAAATCTTTTAAGCTTGAGAGAGCCTTCACCCATTACTGTACCAAAAGCTGGCAATAGGCTACTTGAAACTGAAGCTATGTTTCTTATTTCTCCACTTGACTTCCCCCGGTATAAGGACGAAGTGCTTTTCTTGTGTATTCTTGATAAACCAGCTAGAGACTTCGTCACCAGTGATCTTGTCAATGACATCTTGGTGAAAAATGTTGGTGGATAGATAGGGGTGGAGTTTTCTTGGTACTTTGTTGTTTAGGGGATCAATTCATTACTCATTTTAATATATGGTTTACGTAGAGGgtattatcatattatattatacgtCCTACTCTAATATGTTGTTTTTAGCTTCAATTTATTAGTTTTATTAGCTAATAGctgttttttaatatataaaacttGTATATATCTTTGGAGCGTATAGTTGGTCTTAACAATCTAGGATTAAACATTACACGTATGAAGCAATAAAGGTCAAATGAAAAGTTTAAAGTTAAACGAGCGTTCAATactaaaagaagtaaaaaaaaattaaatactgAAAACACAAAACttagtataaaataaaacagaataTTAATAGCAGCATATTCATTTGTCCAGAGTATTAGGTACAAGGAACCACCCACCCATAAATAAGCCCATTTTCAGTTCTCTTCAAATCTTAAAGTACATATTATGGTTCAAAAAATTACTAGAAAAGCCCCcctcaaaaacaaataaaaataaaggagtTTGAGGAGAGGGAGTTGGACTCCAACCTAATAAAAATGGAAGCCCACTCTGTATATCTCTTTATATACAAagataaacaacaacaaaaaaaaaaaaaaccaacatACGAAAATCAACCACAAATCCAGTAACTCTTCAACATACAAATATGTTGTTCATCCTTGACATCAAGAACATATATAGGAATATTTGGTTCATGCTTTGATCAAAGGGACTTAGATGTAGATGCAGCAATGTGTGATGTCAGACGGAACGTTGACTGCGTGCAAACTGGGTAAGCTGGATCAGAAATGTGAAACCAGAACGATGAGCAATGCTAGATCTCAAATGTGAAACCCGGGTAACACACTTCTAAAGTGATTGTGCCACTGAGTAAGCTATGTTGCCAATACGAAACAAAGCAACCAGCAAACCTTTTGATGATGACTTTTTACATTGTGCTGCAGGAGAGAAAATTCTGCATATAAGCAACAACCACCTCAAACGAACTTCACACCCTATAACCGAGACTACATGTATTGAGAGAGCCATTGCTTGCACATATCAAGAACCGGAAGTGCATTAGCATGTAATGCCTGCATTGAGAGTCCAAAGCAGAAAGAGAAATCAGTAAACAAGTGATAAAGTTAGTAACCCCCATCCTACaagatataataattaaaagtaaATAATCTTAAACGCCTAAATTCTAGTGAAATGAAAAATAACTTAAGATGTTTGAAATCAAAAGATGTATAGGCAATTGAAAAAGATCAAGTAACCAGGAAACAAAAAGAGTAGTAATATTCTTTCCTAGTAGCCCAAATTCTCTATGCCATAAGGTCAGAGGCAAATCCAGGATTTGATAACTGCAGGCACCACTGTCTTTAATGCGAACTCCAATAGTGAATTGAATTAAGATCTACATTCAATTGGTTCTAtccattttgaattaaattgatcTATTTGGTTTATAAAACTTTTGATACGTATTCGACTAGTTCTCTCGATTCAAATTCTATTGAATTAtgtaattaaaaacataaaataagaagaaattcaATTAGCAGCTACACCTgttctatctatctatctatctatctatctatctatctatctatctatctatctatctctctctctctctctctctctctctctctatatatatatatatatatatatatatatatatatatatatatatagctagaTTAATATTATGTCTCTACATGACATCACTCtaagattttgaaaattaaggAAAGAATAACATTAGCAggatagaagggaaaaaatgattaaaatcaCATTCAAATACAAATTTCTATATccagaaaaaggaaaaggaagcAGATAcccaatttaaataaaatagggTTGTataaagagagaagaaatacAAAGATGAAGAAAATAGAAGAAATTAGAAAAAGAAGCAGAAAGAAAAGGGGTAAGGAGAAGTAGGTGCACAAGGATAAATAAATAGTCTTTGGAGGGAGTCCCATGAGTCATGATCTTGGGTCCAATAGCTGTGAATTTGGCACGTTGTCCATGGAACCCACAATTATTTTGTTACTTCGGGTGACACTGTTTAAATATACACGATTTTTTGTGAAAAAAACTGATACATAAAATTTTACCCGAGTGTTAAAATGCCATATCACCCTCAATACCCTACATAGATCTGCCCCTGCATAAGGTCTATTATGGCAACATCTAGGATTTACTTTTTGTTTTCTATCAAAGGTAAACTAACTTGCATGCAAAGTATTTGGTCAATTGTCGAAGCACATTCTTAAATAGCGTTGAGGCAGTTAAACGTGCGATCCGAGACAATGTTTGCTCCCACAGGGTCAAGGAATTTGAAGTGAGTCTAAATGCATCCTTCATTGCTATCATACCAAAGAAGGAGAAAGTAACAAACAGTAAGCACTATTGACCTATTAGTCTAGTAAGAGCATCTACAAGATAATCTCAAAGGTATCTTTAATAGACTAAAGAAGGTGTTGAATGAGATAGTGTCAAACTCTCAAAACGAGTTCATGAAAGGTAGACAGATCCTAGCCAAAGCTTTGGTGATGGATAAGATAGACAGATCCCCCCCGATAGCTACTTAAGTCGTTACAAAGATCATTATGCCATAATATCATGTGACGAAAAAgtataaaagggcagcccggtgcactaaagctcccgctatgatAGAAGAGATTATTAATACCTTGATTCTAATGTAAAACTAAGTAGTAATACACTTATCTACAGGTGTTAGATCCAATCTGTATCTTCTATTTAGCAGGGACAAAATCAATACACACTTAGCTCATTCTAACATTCTAGAACACTAGTACTTTACTTTTAACCCTTGTCAACAATATAGTTGGAGCACCCTGGAAGTATCATATTCAAATTCCAGTAAATCTCGTTAAAGATATATTTAGGTACACACTTCATAAAGGTAGAATCAAGTGGTATTTACTCTATTCTTCCAGTTTCTCATAGCCATAACTAGCTAGACAAACGCAAACACATCAAAATCAGATAATTCTCGATCTGCATCCATGACCAAACAGGTTCACAAGTTTAAAAATCTGTTGTCCCGTGGAATTCCACTCACTGTATACTGGCAGCAGAAAGATCTTCGTAAAGGTAGATACTAAATGATAAGTACGTCGGAAACAACTTGTAGGGCCAGAATGTGTAGAGAACAGTTCCACCGGTAAAGATTAACAACTGTCCAATTGTTTACCAAAGCGGAAGGTTAAAACAGGCTAAGGATCAACCAAATAAGCCAAAATAACCAGCTGAGAAACATGTTTTTTTGCATCTCTCAAGTTGACATTCAAACTTGGTTATTAAGGTTCTTAATACTTTTCACCCAAACATTTACAAAATTTATCTTTGGCATTGGTTAGAAATCCATAGCATCGTTTGGAATACCTTAAACCAATATGTCGAGTTGTCCAGCAAATAAGCCCCTCAGAATATGAATGGGAAAGCAATTACAACATAATCTCATATGGGTATTCCTTGAAATATAATTAGGTTGGTGGAACAAGGTAGTATTTAACTTTGAAGTTCATGAACACAACAAACCTGATGTGCAACATATTGAACATCTGCCACACTTCCACTTCTAGATGCAATTTGGAATGCACTTTTGAGACGCCCACAAACAACACATGCAAGTACTTTCCTGTGAAAGGAAAGCTAAAAAATGAAGTGGCAGTCAAAGTTTACCAGCTAGTTTCTAACAGGAAGTAAAAGAAGTGTAGTGTTGAGTTGGACAAACCGtctcatctaaaagcttaaCCTAGTAGCAGCTTGATCTGTTAGAGAGCAtacactttttatttatttatttaaggtatcaatatgaaaatatttagaTGAATGACGGTAAGAATCCAACGGCTCTGTTTGCTAATATCTCGTTGAACTATGGAATCATCCCATTTAGAAGTTTAAATTGTTAGAATTCACTTTCAACtagttatttatttaattatcttcTGTGTTATGCCTTCAACAAATTTTATGATATCATAGACATGTAACTTCCATCATTGTAGCCCTTTTATCTGACTTAAGACACACAAATGAAcaaatcaaaccattcattCCAAGTCCAAGGTGAGAAATATTCTTTGACAAACTTGGAGTATTTAATCATTCAAGTGTTGTACATGAAGGGCTAACTCATTTAGCAAGGGGTAcaatttgaaaataaagaatgtTCTGAAGGGGGAATAATCTATTTTGGATGACCCTCAAGTAACAATGGTGGTGGCAGCAAACACATATCAGAAAAAGTGTGAGCAAGTTATAGGCATTGAAATGTGAGACTATCTCATCGAAAATCTTAAAATGTTGGAAACGGGATAgtctatttattttatatttacaaCATGTTAAAGATTTATTCAAAATAGACAAAGCTAATCATTATTAAAGCAAGCAAAGCATTTGGAGT
The genomic region above belongs to Solanum dulcamara chromosome 5, daSolDulc1.2, whole genome shotgun sequence and contains:
- the LOC129890679 gene encoding potassium channel KAT3-like; translation: MSLTRSLVTKSLAGLSRIHKKSTSSLYRGKSSGEIRNIASVSSSLLPAFGTVMGEGSLKLKRFVIAPYDRRYRIWQTFLVILVVYSAWSSPFMWAFKKVASGLLPVDLLVDAFFAIDILLTFFVAYLDKNTHLLIDHHNKIALRYVTHLGLPMDVASTIPFQTIYQFFDGKKQEGDIFGFLNLLRLWRLRRVSKFFSRLEKDTQFSYFWTRFCKLVCVTLFAVHSSGCFFYWLATHYHTAENTWIGSNVTNFQERSVSLGYTYSMYWSVATLTTVGYGDLCAHNTGEKVFSIFYMLFNIGLTAYLIGNMTNLIVHSVDRTFAMRDAMNETLRYAIKNRLPEGIKEQMLAHLTFRFKTAELHQEEVLEDFPKAIRCSIAQHLFHTTLENTYLFKGVSEDFLVQLVSEIKAEYFPPKVDIVIQNEIPTDFYIIVSGAVEVVTYKNGTEQFLSKLESSELFGEIGVIFNMPQPFTVRSKRLSQVVRISHHHFKQLVQPLNADGKIIVANFLQHFEGMEELQEIPLISELLSDLNSEEGSVNKGQNHEGPSQEGTRIPGLSGTLPTRIIIHGHHPHDKLNERGIAGKLIHLPESVEGLLTISEKKFGKRGSIILMADGSQQEDLGALRENDHLYIV